DNA sequence from the Salvia splendens isolate huo1 chromosome 19, SspV2, whole genome shotgun sequence genome:
tatttatatgggagtagagcacataatttTGTAATATGAAATATGAAATCTGTAGCCATAATCCGAAAACACTCTGAATAAAATCTGTTCTCCGTTTCCTACTCGTGGACGTAGCCAacaacgttggtgaaccacgtaaatctgtgTCTTCTTTACGTTTCTGTTTGTCTCGATTACAAAATTGCTCTATTATGTCACAACAAACTGGTGTCAGAGCCTGGTTTTCGAATTATGGTTTTGAATTCCGTATCTGTTAGGGTTTCTGAATTTTGCATCTGTTAGGGTTTATGCGTTAATCAATCAAGATGTCCGCTCTGAACGTGAAGGTCGACAAATTTACTGGGAGAAATAGTTTCAGTCTATGGCAGATCAAGATGCGATCTTTGCTGAAATAGCAAGGGTTGTGGGCGCCGCTAACTGCAAAAGGAAAGGCGAAAAAGGCAGACGAGGATGATGATGAGTGGGTAACCCTAGATGAAAAGGCTCactcgacaatcatgttgtgcctGCCTGACGATGTTATCATCGAAGTCACTGATCAGGAAACTGTGGCTGCCCTCTGGACGAAGTTGGAGAGTCTATACATGACGAAGTCTCTAACCAATAAGTTGCTCCTGAAGCAACGTTTGTTTCGATTACGTATGCAGGAAGGTACGCCCCTTCGGGACCATCTGGAAAACCTGAACAAAATTTTGCTGGATTTGCATAATGTTGAAGTTAAAGTAGAAGATGAGGATGCTGCTTTAATTCTGCTAGTTTCTTTGCCTGAGTCGTATGAGAATTTCGTTGAGCCTTTTATGATTGGGAAAGAAACTTTGTCTCTGGAAGGTGTTCGATCTGCTCTCCACATCAGAGAAGATCAGCAACAAGCAGCTAGTTAAGCCACAGAAAGTCAGGCGTCGAGATTATCTGCTGGGGTACGGGCCGGAAGAAATCTGGAAAGAAGAAGTCGAAATCAAAAGAGGGATCGAAAGGTTTCCAACCCGGCGACATCTGCAGATATTGTAAAGTACCAGGGCACTGGAAGTATGATTGTccgaagaagaaaaagaaagagggCTAGAAAATGGATGCCAATGGTTCATCAACTGTAGCAGAAGCAGATGACTCAGATTCTGAAGTAAGCCTAGCGCTGGTTGCAGATGACCAGCCACACAGCAACGATGTGTGGATTTTTGACTCAGGAGCTTCGTACCATCTGTGTCCGCACGTGGAGTATTTCACCACTTACGAGCATATAGATGGAGACAATAATACCATGGCCAACAATGTTGTTTGCAATGTGGTTGGCATTGGCTCTATCAGAATAAGGACGCATGATGGGGTGTTCTGCACCTTGAACGATGTCATGCATGTTCCACAAATGACGAAAAATCTGATATCTCTGAGTACCTTTGACAGTAAGGGATTCAGCTTCAAGGGTGAAGGTGGAGTAATGCATATTATGAAAGGTTCGAAGGTGGTTCTGACAGCCTTGAAACGGGGTACCTTGTATATTCTGAAAGGTTCCATCGTGACAGGCTCTGCTGATACTGCATCATCTGAGATTCCGCCCGAGAGTATGACAAAGCTATGGCATATGAGGCTTGGTCACATAGGGGAACGAGGGATGCAAATTCTGTCAAAGTGTGATTTTCTCTTTGTGCATAAAGTGAAGAATCTAGATTTCTGCGAACACTGTGTTTTTTGGGAAGCTTCATCGCAACAAGTTCCTAAAGAAGGTTGTTCATCGGACCAAGGGGACGCTCGACTACATTCACAAGGATTGTTGGGGTTCATCACGTGCTGAATCTATTGGAGGTCACAAGTATTTTGTGTCGATGATTGATGACTACTTCAGGATGACTTGGGTGTTCATGATGAAGCATAAAGGTGACGCGTTCAAGAAGTTCAAACAGTGAAAAACCTTGGTGGAAAATCAGACAGGGAAGAAGATCAAGCGACTGAGAATTGATAATGGTTTGGAATTCTGTTCGTCTGAGTTCAATAAGTTTTGTAAGAACGAGGGGATTGTTCGCCACCAAACTATTAGACATACACCGCAGCAAAATGGTGTGGTAGAACGCATGAATCAGACACTGCTAGAAAGAGAGCGATGTATTCTTTTCCAGGCTGGGTTGACTAGGAAGTTTTGGGCAAAAGCAGTAAACACGGCGTGTTACCTGATCAACCGTGGACCTCACACTGGCATTGACTGCAAGAGACACCTTATGAGGTATGGTCTGATACACCTGCAGATTACTCGTTGTTGAGAGTTTTTGGAAGTACTGTTTACTATCATGTGAGTGAGGGTAAATTGGAACCAAGAGCTAAGAAGAGTGTATTTTTTGGTTATGGAGAATGAGTTAAGGGGTATAGAATCTGGTCACCTTCGGAGAATAAAGTTATTCACAGTCAGAATGTGGTGTTTGATGAGAATTCTATGCTTAACTCAGTTGTGAAGTCTATCTGTGCAGAGGATTCTGGTAGTGTTGATAAACAGGTGGAGCTGTAAGTCACTCACAATGAGAGTGAATCAGAACTCCAAGGTGGAGAAGATCAACACACTACTGCTAAAACTATTGGTTCTGATATCCACCCGGAGGCTCGTCAAAGAAGCAAACCTATTTACAGAGCTAGGATGACAGGTGTGAAGCCTCCACAGAAGTACGATTTTGAGGTTATGTTGGCATATGCACTACAGGTTGCCAGTGAGGTGGAAGATGAACCATCCACTGCAGAACCATCCACATACAAGGAAGTTGTTTCGGGTAGTGAGCGTGCTAGATGGCTCGCTGCAATGGGAGAAGAGATGGAATCGCTATGGAAAAATCTGACTTGGGAGCTGGTCAAACGGCCGAATGGGAGAAAGGTTGTTACTTGCAAGTGGATATTCAAGAAGAAAGAAGGGACCACAACAGATGAGGGTGTTAGATACAAAGCTCGGCTAGTTGCAAGAGGGTTCACGCAGAAGGAGGGGGTTGACTATAATGAGATATTCTCACCAGTGGTTAGACACACTTCCATCATAGTGTTACTTGCGATAGTTGCACATTATGATTTGGAGCTTGAGCAACTAGATGAGAAGACGGCTTTCCTGCACGGATTGCCCGAGGAGGGCAAATCTGAGGCAAGGAAGGAGAAGTCTGTTCGTCTGGCATTGTAATGATGCATCTGTTGGGGATAATTcaagtcaaggtggagatttgttagtatgccttgaatctgtatagGATTATGTTTCTTAATTAGGATATGATTATGTTTCCTAGGCCCAGTCTgtctcatgtgtgcctatttatatgggagtagagcacataatttCGTAATAGGAAATCTGAAATCTGTAGCCATAATCCGAAAACACTCTGAATAAAATATGTTCTCCGTTTCCTGCCCATGGACGTAGCCAacaacgttggtgaaccacgtaaatctgtgTCTTCTTTACGTTTCTGTTTATCTCAATTACACAATTGCTCTATTCTATCACAACACATATTATGATGGCTACATTGATATTAAGCTgcttttgaaaaatatgaaaattagagatttttttcaaattttgacatcgaaacatatgcaagtgagatcttgttagaatccttataaaattatctttaatttgatataagttgtgtaaaaaaaataatttaaattaagatagttataatcatttaaagtttttggatattttttgaaagttggttataactaactttttgtcaattgacattaatacacctatttgacattttttatgCATTGTATTGATACTCATAGTTAAATGATCTTGTACCTTGATTTATTAATCCAATAGctatcatttagttgtagttagcaatttagggacgtgttagcaatataacacaccccttTTACTAAATATACTAGTTATAGCATTTTGGATCGTCCCCTAAAATTAGATCAACTCTGAATGTAGAAAGTTTTTGACAAATAATAGAATTATAATATGAACCTCACAATGAGTGAAAATTTCATAGTCATCCCACACCATGGCGACATAAGGGTGTCCACAATAGGATGGACTTGCCCAAGCCCAAGCCACAAAAACTTGGCCAAGGCCAAGAAAACTTATCCAGGGCCAAGAAAACTTGTCCACCCTAATAGTGGAAAGCCCAAgccacaaattaattattttttttcattcttggtatattttaatttaactagaataaaaattatcagactataacaatttaaaaatgcataatttaataaaaaattaaaaccaaatcttcATTGTATTATAGAaagaggaaaattatacaatgaaAATTATCGCATATCACGTCGCTTCCTCGTCAGCTTCATCGAACGCTTGATCGATCATTTGTTGATACTCATTGTCGGTATTCATTTTTTGAAAGTAGAATTGAGATAAATTGAAAAGAGTGGAGATTGGAATGTGGtaaaaaaattgagaagaaTGAATATATtcataagaaataaataagaaaataaaaaaaattgaaacttggCTCGAGCCGCGGCTCTCGGCCGCCACAATAGGGCGTCGCGGCTCGCGCCCAAGAGCCTCAGCCAGGCCGACTGCTCGGCGCGCCCATGGGCTACCCCCTGCCGCGGCTCTACTTGTCATCCACTAttggggagccgcggcccgacTAAGTTCCATGCCCGAGAGCCGCGACTCCctattgtggatactctaatGATTTGGTGTATTGTGCCATACCAATAACTTATTgctaattgaaaataaaaaggCCTCCTGTCATATCACTTGGACACAAATTTTGCAAACTTATGGATAAAATTGGAGACATTCATTAGTCATTTTATTTAAAGTAAAATaagtattaaatatataaattatatcatCTGTTGAATTGACGTGACTATAGTACAATTTGAATATGTATATTAATCTCCTAATATAAGGAGTACTATTATACAACAAAACATGCATTACTTTTCACGTTAAGAAAAAATCATATTACAATTTTTTGATAGTACTCTTTAATTCCATTTCCTAATACATGTTCCAGcaccaattttaaaaattgtaaaagtgaattgataaaatgaatgGAATATATGTCACATGTCACACACTTATtgtaaatagtactactattctttataaaaaatatcattatttatctctcttattattaattttattttaaatttaatattattcactattaaaattattaaataacagaGAGAGGAAGTAATGTTGAACATAGAATTTGCTTTCAGAGTTTAAGAATATTAAAAAACAACTTAAGAAACGTAAATACGTAACAATATGATACTTTTGGAAATCAAACTGGAACACAAATTATGATTAACTTGAGATTTAAATACTAAGAAGCAGAAATTTGCTGTACGGTGGAAAATTAATACAGCGGAAATAAACATTACATGAATTTTACCCTCTTCACGCAGATCTAGGGTTTCGTTCATTTCACCAATTTCAGGGTTTTGAGATCCAGGCTAAATTTTCCGAATTCCTGTTTCTCGATCCCTAATTTTAAATCCATCTGGATCAAGCATAGGAGTGTATGTTATTGAGGTGTTGAAAATTTGATCTGGCAAAAATGTCTGTGAAGAGCAATGCTTCGATTAGGGATCGGACGCAGGAGTTTTTAGGGATTGCGGAGAGGGCAAGGAAATCAGTATCGTTGCACAATGGGCCCAGCAGCAGTGGATCCAAGCGGGAGGAGCCGCCGCGGTCGGCGCTGGCGATGCAATCGGAGTTCAACCGGCGGGCATCCAAAATTGGGCTTGGGATTCATCAGACGTCGCAGAAGCTAGCTAAGCTGGCAAAGCGTGAGTGATTCAATTGTAGCTTATCCTGCTATTTTTTCTCCAGAAATAGGATGTTCTTGGTTAGTTAATGAACTGATCACGGCTTTGCATTTGTTGAACTTTAGTAGTTATTGTCAAATGCATATGAACTGAATTGCATGTATCTGAAAACATTTTGTTGTATGTATGGAGTGGTTGAGATTCTTTATTGGATCCATCCCATACAGGAGTTAAAATATGGTGCAACGTGTTGTTTGTTAACCAATTAAATCTGATCAATTGTTTGTCTGCGACGTTTTGAATCTTTGAGTCTATGATATGAGTTCTTTTGCAGACCATATGTTAATCTTACAAGAATGTATATCTGCCCCTTAGTTCGTTGCTACTTTCAGGAGCACGAGAGTATTAGTTTCATACCGATGATTCAAACTCTAGGTGCTTGAAGAAAGAGCTCTTTAAGAAATCATAATTTGCCTTGTTCTTGGAGGATTTTTGTGCTCTTATGGACCAAGATCTAGTTAAACGTTAAGGGGCCTTTATACCTTAAGGGAGCATTTACCTTTAGTGATAGGATAGATAGGTAAAAAGTGTCCAAGCTAATCATCCATTTTCTTTGATGGAATTATTACTTTTGAGCTTGTTTGACCATCTCATCTAAAAAATTCTCAATCTTATGttttactatcattttatcctatCACTCAAAATTAAACACCTATATCATAGGCTAGTCCACCACATACATTGACTGTTACTGCCCCGCCCTTCGTATGCCTCTTGCTTATGATTGTTTTTTAGATTGGCATTCGATATATGATTTGATAATGTTATGTTTTTATCTATTGCAGTGGCAAAGAGAACATCAGTGTTTGATGATCCTACCTTGGAAATCCAGGAGCTCACTGCAGTCATCAAGCAAGATATAACGGCTCTTAATTCTGGTGTAGTTGAtctccagtttctctccaattCACGCAATGAGAATACCTCCAGTGACACCACTACTCATTCTACTACTGTCGTTGATGATCTAAAGAATCGTTTGATGAGCACCACAAAGGAGTTCAAGGAAGTTTTAACCATGCGAACAGAGGTGAACCCAGAACTCGTTGCTTCCGCCATCAACCTTTATTCCTGGATAGCTACTAATACAATCTGTGTTTCCTGATCTTCAACAGAACCTGAAGGTTCATGACAACAGAAGACAGTTGTTTTCGTCTTCTGCTTCCAAGAGCCATGCAAATCCTTTTGTTCGCCAGCGTCCTTTGGCTGCAAAGGCTTCAACTAGTAACTCAGCTGCCACACCTCTTCCATGGTCCGATGGCACACAAACTTCCTCCCAGTTATTTCCCAAGTAAGCACATACACGAATTTTCCAGCCAGTTGCTATCCTCATGGCTTGCATGAATTTTGGTCATTGCATTTTCTGTTTTTAAATTTATGCTGAGAAAAATTGATGATGCTTGTTGAATAGTCCTGAATGTGGTTCTAGAAAGATGCCGTTAGGACTTAATACTGCTGGAAACAACTTGAATTAAACTGATTTACCTACGCGTTACGTGCATGGCTTACTTTCTGTAACTTTTTTAACAGGACTCAGGTTGATGGGGAGTCCCAGCCTTTGCTGCATCAGCAACAAAATCAACAACAACAAATTGTTCCCGTACAGGACAGCTACATGCAGAGTAGAGCCGAGGCTCTTCAAAATGTGGAGTCGACAATTCATGAGCTGGGCAGTATCTTCAATCAGTTGGCTACATTGGTATCTCAGCAAGGAGAGATTGCTATCAGGTAGCACAAACTAAAACTTCTTAATTGTTTTCACTATTTTATATGCTCAAAATTTATGATCACATATCGTGCATTTATGAATCCATGCCTATATGGCTATATGTCATTGTTTTTATAATCTCTATAAACCCAGTTCATTTTCTTACATGGTTTTGGACCCGTGTTAATAGGATCGATGAGAACATGGAAGACACGTTGTCAAACGTGGAGGGAGCACAAGGGGCTTTGCTCAAGTACCTCAATAGCATCTCATCAAATCGGTGGCTAATGATCAAGATATTCTCTGTGTTGATTTTCTTCCTCATGGTATTCCTCTTCTTCGTGGCATAGTCAGCTGTTACACAGTAAGCAAACCTCATATTCGGCCCTATAattttccatagtattttgtaGTAATATTCTttgggggtgttcggtttgcaagattgtatacCGGGATTAAATTAGtggtgtgtttggttcatgagatttagTCCCCCAACTCAATcgtagatggataatcatgggataattagtcatagctaaccccctataactaaaataatcacacaactcaatcctagattatatcttggtattattttatctaggaaatcGAACACCACCTTTATGTATATCGGGATGGGAACCTTACTTCTGATGAGCTTCAGTGCATTCTTACTATAAGTGAAGTTGAAGACAAAAACTTCAGGTTGAAGTGTAATgggaaatttatattttaatttgctTCTGTGTTTGTATAATAATACTTGTTTGTTTCGATTTTTTGCGGTGTTTTATttatcttagagcatctccaaggggagaggtaaatggagaggtaaagttatataactaccatatttacctttttttcatgaaaaatcattcttcaagagaaaaatatatttgagaaggtattatacattttcccattttgaagaggtatctttacctctccatcaatAGAGAGGTAAAAttttataactaccatatttgccttcttttcatgaaaaaccatTCTCCAAGGGAGAAGGTATTTGAGAATGTATCacactttatgtttttttaatgcattttgtactattattttatgtttaaaaaatcatttacctttctatatatcTTTTTTCTTTGGAGTATGTTTCTTTTTGGAAGAGTATAATTTCACTTTTTGAGGAGGTATATAGATGATATACCTCTTTTATTTACGCTTCcttgttggagatgctcttagtaagCATGTATGATATGAAGACCGAAGATTGTTTTAAACAAAGATCTTCAAATATGAAAAATTATTCTCACCAAACCTGACTTCAAAATTGAAAAGATGCACAAAAGAATACGGAAAGAAGGAATTGTCTCAATAATCCATCACTTAAAAATCATCAAAAGTTCAAATCCGCCAACTGTTGGGAGACTTTCTGTTTTAATCTGCAAACTCAGTCGAGCAAGATTAATTTAATTCCGAGTTTGGAAATCAAATTTAGTCAATTTTTATCAATCATGCACCTTAAAAAAAGAGCCGACTAATCATAATTTTAATATctgatacaaaaataaaatgacgtGGTTAACTAGCTATTCGTATTTGTTCTAATTTATAAAACTAAAGAAGCTTCGACTGGATAAATCGAACGGATTGGATCGTAGGTCAACCAAGATCGACCCTACCCAATCCGGTAAGACAAACCCTAATCCCAGCAGAAATCCCAATCTA
Encoded proteins:
- the LOC121778481 gene encoding syntaxin-32-like is translated as MSVKSNASIRDRTQEFLGIAERARKSVSLHNGPSSSGSKREEPPRSALAMQSEFNRRASKIGLGIHQTSQKLAKLAKLAKRTSVFDDPTLEIQELTAVIKQDITALNSGVVDLQFLSNSRNENTSSDTTTHSTTVVDDLKNRLMSTTKEFKEVLTMRTENLKVHDNRRQLFSSSASKSHANPFVRQRPLAAKASTSNSAATPLPWSDGTQTSSQLFPKTQVDGESQPLLHQQQNQQQQIVPVQDSYMQSRAEALQNVESTIHELGSIFNQLATLVSQQGEIAIRIDENMEDTLSNVEGAQGALLKYLNSISSNRWLMIKIFSVLIFFLMVFLFFVA